The Thunnus thynnus chromosome 2, fThuThy2.1, whole genome shotgun sequence genome includes a region encoding these proteins:
- the LOC137192128 gene encoding cytotoxic granule associated RNA binding protein TIA1-like isoform X1, with protein MMEDDQPRTLYVGNLSRDVTEPLILQVFTQIGPCKSCKMIVDTAGNDPYCFVEFYDHRHAAASLAAMNGRKIMGKEVKVNWATTPTSQKKDTSNHFHVFVGDLSPEITTEDVKAAFGPFGRISDARVVKDMATGKSKGYGFVSFFNKWDAENAIQQMGGQWLGGRQIRTNWATRKPPAPKTTYENNSKHLSFDEVVSQSSPSNCTVYCGGVSTGLTEQLMRQTFSPFGQIMEIRVFPDKGYSFVRFNSHESAAHAIVSVNGTALEGHIVKCYWGKETPDMMNPMQQMPMPQQNKMGFPAAQPYGQWGQWYGNGPQIGQYVPNGWQVPTYGVYGQAWNQQGFNHLPASAGWTGMSAISNGGVMEPTQGLNGSMLANQPGMGAAGYPTH; from the exons GTATGTGGGGAATCTGTCCAGGGATGTTACAGAACCCCTCATTCTGCAGGTCTTCACACAGATAGGACCCTGCAAGAGCTGTAAAATGATAGTTGAT ACAGCTGGAAATGATCCGTACTGCTTTGTGGAGTTCTATGACCACAGGCATGCTGCTGCCTCATTGGCAGCTATGAATGGAAGGAAAATAATGGGTAAG GAAGTCAAAGTCAACTGGGCCACGACGCCAACCAgccaaaaaaaagacacaagta atCACTTTCATGTGTTCGTTGGAGACCTCAGCCCAGAAATAACTACAGAAGACGTCAAAGCTGCCTTCGGTCCATTTGGCAGGATATC AGATGCCCGTGTTGTGAAAGATATGGCTACAGGGAAATCTAAAGGCTATGGCTTTGTGTCTTTCTTCAACAAATGG GATGCAGAGAACGCTATTCAGCAGATGGGTGGTCAGTGGTTAGGGGGCAGACAGATCCGAACTAATTGGGCCACAAGAAAGCCCCCCGCCCCAAAGACCACCTATGAAA ATAACTCCAAGCACCTATCCTTTGATGAAGTAGTGAGTCAGTCCAGCCCCAGTAACTGCACCGTGTACTGTGGTGGAGTCAGCACAGGACTGACAG AGCAACTGATGAGACAGACCTTCTCTCCTTTTGGACAAATTATGGAAATCAGAGTTTTCCCTGACAAAGGCTATTCATTTGTGAG GTTTAACTCCCATGAGTCAGCAGCCCATGCCATTGTGTCGGTGAATGGCACCGCATTAGAGGGCCACATAGTCAAATGCTACTGGGGTAAAGAGACCCCGGACATGATGAACCCAATGCAGCAGATGCCAATGCCCCAG CAGAACAAGATGGGCTTCCCTGCAGCCCAGCCCTATGGCCAGTGGGGCCAGTGGTACGGCAACGGGCCTCAAATCGGCCAGTATGTCCCGAATGGGTGGCAGGTCCCCACCTACGGCGTCTATGGCCAGGCCTGGAACCAGCAGGGCTTCAA TCACTTACCGGCCAGTGCTGGGTGGACTGGCATGAGCGCCATCAGTAACGGTGGGGTTATGGAGCCTACACAGGGATTGAATGGGAGTATGCTAGCCAACCAGCCCGGTATGGGAGCCGCAGGATACCCCACACACTGA
- the LOC137192128 gene encoding cytotoxic granule associated RNA binding protein TIA1-like isoform X2: MMEDDQPRTLYVGNLSRDVTEPLILQVFTQIGPCKSCKMIVDTAGNDPYCFVEFYDHRHAAASLAAMNGRKIMGKEVKVNWATTPTSQKKDTSNHFHVFVGDLSPEITTEDVKAAFGPFGRISDARVVKDMATGKSKGYGFVSFFNKWDAENAIQQMGGQWLGGRQIRTNWATRKPPAPKTTYENNSKHLSFDEVVSQSSPSNCTVYCGGVSTGLTEQLMRQTFSPFGQIMEIRVFPDKGYSFVRFNSHESAAHAIVSVNGTALEGHIVKCYWGKETPDMMNPMQQMPMPQNKMGFPAAQPYGQWGQWYGNGPQIGQYVPNGWQVPTYGVYGQAWNQQGFNHLPASAGWTGMSAISNGGVMEPTQGLNGSMLANQPGMGAAGYPTH; encoded by the exons GTATGTGGGGAATCTGTCCAGGGATGTTACAGAACCCCTCATTCTGCAGGTCTTCACACAGATAGGACCCTGCAAGAGCTGTAAAATGATAGTTGAT ACAGCTGGAAATGATCCGTACTGCTTTGTGGAGTTCTATGACCACAGGCATGCTGCTGCCTCATTGGCAGCTATGAATGGAAGGAAAATAATGGGTAAG GAAGTCAAAGTCAACTGGGCCACGACGCCAACCAgccaaaaaaaagacacaagta atCACTTTCATGTGTTCGTTGGAGACCTCAGCCCAGAAATAACTACAGAAGACGTCAAAGCTGCCTTCGGTCCATTTGGCAGGATATC AGATGCCCGTGTTGTGAAAGATATGGCTACAGGGAAATCTAAAGGCTATGGCTTTGTGTCTTTCTTCAACAAATGG GATGCAGAGAACGCTATTCAGCAGATGGGTGGTCAGTGGTTAGGGGGCAGACAGATCCGAACTAATTGGGCCACAAGAAAGCCCCCCGCCCCAAAGACCACCTATGAAA ATAACTCCAAGCACCTATCCTTTGATGAAGTAGTGAGTCAGTCCAGCCCCAGTAACTGCACCGTGTACTGTGGTGGAGTCAGCACAGGACTGACAG AGCAACTGATGAGACAGACCTTCTCTCCTTTTGGACAAATTATGGAAATCAGAGTTTTCCCTGACAAAGGCTATTCATTTGTGAG GTTTAACTCCCATGAGTCAGCAGCCCATGCCATTGTGTCGGTGAATGGCACCGCATTAGAGGGCCACATAGTCAAATGCTACTGGGGTAAAGAGACCCCGGACATGATGAACCCAATGCAGCAGATGCCAATGCCCCAG AACAAGATGGGCTTCCCTGCAGCCCAGCCCTATGGCCAGTGGGGCCAGTGGTACGGCAACGGGCCTCAAATCGGCCAGTATGTCCCGAATGGGTGGCAGGTCCCCACCTACGGCGTCTATGGCCAGGCCTGGAACCAGCAGGGCTTCAA TCACTTACCGGCCAGTGCTGGGTGGACTGGCATGAGCGCCATCAGTAACGGTGGGGTTATGGAGCCTACACAGGGATTGAATGGGAGTATGCTAGCCAACCAGCCCGGTATGGGAGCCGCAGGATACCCCACACACTGA
- the LOC137192128 gene encoding cytotoxic granule associated RNA binding protein TIA1-like isoform X3 translates to MIVDTAGNDPYCFVEFYDHRHAAASLAAMNGRKIMGKEVKVNWATTPTSQKKDTSNHFHVFVGDLSPEITTEDVKAAFGPFGRISDARVVKDMATGKSKGYGFVSFFNKWDAENAIQQMGGQWLGGRQIRTNWATRKPPAPKTTYENNSKHLSFDEVVSQSSPSNCTVYCGGVSTGLTEQLMRQTFSPFGQIMEIRVFPDKGYSFVRFNSHESAAHAIVSVNGTALEGHIVKCYWGKETPDMMNPMQQMPMPQQNKMGFPAAQPYGQWGQWYGNGPQIGQYVPNGWQVPTYGVYGQAWNQQGFNHLPASAGWTGMSAISNGGVMEPTQGLNGSMLANQPGMGAAGYPTH, encoded by the exons ATGATAGTTGAT ACAGCTGGAAATGATCCGTACTGCTTTGTGGAGTTCTATGACCACAGGCATGCTGCTGCCTCATTGGCAGCTATGAATGGAAGGAAAATAATGGGTAAG GAAGTCAAAGTCAACTGGGCCACGACGCCAACCAgccaaaaaaaagacacaagta atCACTTTCATGTGTTCGTTGGAGACCTCAGCCCAGAAATAACTACAGAAGACGTCAAAGCTGCCTTCGGTCCATTTGGCAGGATATC AGATGCCCGTGTTGTGAAAGATATGGCTACAGGGAAATCTAAAGGCTATGGCTTTGTGTCTTTCTTCAACAAATGG GATGCAGAGAACGCTATTCAGCAGATGGGTGGTCAGTGGTTAGGGGGCAGACAGATCCGAACTAATTGGGCCACAAGAAAGCCCCCCGCCCCAAAGACCACCTATGAAA ATAACTCCAAGCACCTATCCTTTGATGAAGTAGTGAGTCAGTCCAGCCCCAGTAACTGCACCGTGTACTGTGGTGGAGTCAGCACAGGACTGACAG AGCAACTGATGAGACAGACCTTCTCTCCTTTTGGACAAATTATGGAAATCAGAGTTTTCCCTGACAAAGGCTATTCATTTGTGAG GTTTAACTCCCATGAGTCAGCAGCCCATGCCATTGTGTCGGTGAATGGCACCGCATTAGAGGGCCACATAGTCAAATGCTACTGGGGTAAAGAGACCCCGGACATGATGAACCCAATGCAGCAGATGCCAATGCCCCAG CAGAACAAGATGGGCTTCCCTGCAGCCCAGCCCTATGGCCAGTGGGGCCAGTGGTACGGCAACGGGCCTCAAATCGGCCAGTATGTCCCGAATGGGTGGCAGGTCCCCACCTACGGCGTCTATGGCCAGGCCTGGAACCAGCAGGGCTTCAA TCACTTACCGGCCAGTGCTGGGTGGACTGGCATGAGCGCCATCAGTAACGGTGGGGTTATGGAGCCTACACAGGGATTGAATGGGAGTATGCTAGCCAACCAGCCCGGTATGGGAGCCGCAGGATACCCCACACACTGA